In Corynebacterium afermentans subsp. afermentans, a genomic segment contains:
- a CDS encoding histidine-type phosphatase — protein MSSFKYDDLAGQMLTAAKERGQLTELGERLIPQVEAMSKANRELTGPGEGGYGNLTAFGRAELNGIGERNARRNAELFDAVDREKHSISFLSSGEDRAIESGWYFGKGLLETNPELTDSLTYGAADGHVELEPRRDLLYAHKDKTAPSYEAYKAWADGDVLEEKVEQAYAKPASREAATSLLGKIFAPEFIDAIDNGTLAFVGVEKKDKTVEGIVDAALQFYNLYIIAPAMEEEPAKPAEGWIFDEYMDESDGPTFAYLLDVEDYYEKGPAIAGQTVSYDNFAPLLDHMLAGVRERAEGGDTAAEFRFGHAETIVPLAALLKLPGSEKGVPANQVMDYSNSSWRGDKVTPMGANIQWDAFQNDNDDTIVRMLYNEAEVPFHSGCVPIEEGSMFYTLDELEDCLPLGATSDHAKARLTETATPVPAPETSSSKMGAPEVIAIAVAAFFSVWALLGLGGQVITRLMPR, from the coding sequence TTGTCTTCATTCAAGTACGACGACCTCGCCGGCCAGATGCTCACCGCCGCGAAAGAACGCGGTCAGCTCACAGAACTCGGCGAACGCCTCATCCCGCAGGTCGAGGCGATGAGCAAAGCTAACCGCGAACTGACTGGTCCGGGTGAAGGCGGGTACGGCAACCTCACTGCCTTCGGTCGCGCCGAGTTGAACGGCATCGGCGAGCGCAACGCGCGGCGCAACGCGGAACTGTTCGACGCTGTCGACCGCGAGAAGCACTCCATTAGTTTCCTGTCCTCCGGTGAGGACCGCGCGATTGAATCCGGCTGGTACTTCGGCAAGGGCCTGCTTGAAACCAATCCGGAACTTACCGACAGCCTCACGTACGGTGCGGCCGACGGCCATGTAGAGCTCGAGCCCCGCCGAGACCTCCTCTACGCGCACAAGGACAAAACGGCACCGAGCTACGAGGCATACAAAGCGTGGGCCGACGGCGACGTACTCGAAGAAAAGGTGGAGCAAGCCTACGCAAAACCCGCATCCCGCGAGGCGGCCACGAGCCTACTGGGAAAGATATTCGCGCCGGAGTTCATCGACGCGATCGATAACGGCACCCTGGCATTCGTCGGCGTTGAGAAGAAAGACAAGACCGTTGAGGGCATCGTTGATGCCGCCCTGCAGTTCTACAACCTGTACATCATTGCCCCAGCCATGGAGGAAGAGCCGGCGAAGCCCGCCGAAGGTTGGATCTTCGACGAATACATGGATGAGTCCGACGGCCCGACATTCGCATACCTTCTCGATGTCGAGGACTACTACGAGAAGGGCCCAGCTATCGCAGGCCAAACGGTCTCGTACGACAACTTCGCGCCACTGCTCGACCACATGCTCGCCGGTGTGCGCGAACGCGCCGAGGGCGGTGACACCGCGGCCGAGTTCCGTTTCGGCCACGCGGAGACCATCGTTCCGCTAGCGGCGTTATTGAAACTGCCGGGCTCGGAGAAGGGCGTGCCGGCGAACCAGGTCATGGACTATTCCAACTCCTCGTGGCGTGGCGACAAGGTCACGCCGATGGGAGCGAACATTCAATGGGACGCGTTCCAAAACGACAACGACGACACCATTGTCCGGATGCTGTACAACGAGGCCGAAGTTCCGTTCCACTCCGGCTGCGTGCCGATCGAAGAAGGCTCGATGTTCTACACGCTCGATGAGCTTGAAGACTGTCTCCCGCTGGGCGCAACCTCAGACCACGCAAAGGCCCGCCTCACCGAGACCGCGACGCCCGTTCCGGCGCCAGAAACGTCGTCCAGCAAGATGGGCGCGCCCGAAGTCATCGCGATTGCCGTCGCGGCCTTCTTCTCGGTCTGGGCTCTGCTCGGCCTTGGTGGGCAGGTCATTACGCGGCTGATGCCCCGCTAG